The following proteins are encoded in a genomic region of Vigna radiata var. radiata cultivar VC1973A unplaced genomic scaffold, Vradiata_ver6 scaffold_7, whole genome shotgun sequence:
- the LOC106753888 gene encoding nascent polypeptide-associated complex subunit alpha-like protein 1, producing the protein MTAQTQEDLLVAHLQQEKIHDDEPLVEDEDEDEEDDDEVEDEDNAEGLEGDASGRSKQTRSEKKSRKAMLKLGMKPVTGVSRVTVKKSKNILFVISKPDVFKSPTSDTYIIFGEAKIEDLSSQLQTQAAEQFKAPNVSNVGLKPETSATAQDDEAVDESGVDSKDIELVMTQAGVVRSRAVKALKAANGDIVAAIMELTN; encoded by the exons ATGACAGCTCAGACTCAAGAAGATCTTCTTGTGGCTCACCTCCAACAGGAAAAGATCCAT GATGATGAGCCTTTAGTCGAAGACGAAGATGAGgatgaggaagatgatgacGAAGTCGAGGATGAGGACAATGCTGAAG GTCTAGAGGGTGATGCATCTGGTAGATCCAAACAGACCAGAAGTGAAAAGAAGAGTCGCAAGGCGATGCTCAAACTTGGAATGAAACCTGTCACAGGTGTCAGTCGTGTGACTGTCAAGAAGAGCAAGAAT atcCTTTTTGTTATCTCAAAACCGGATGTTTTCAAAAGTCCAACTTCTGACACATACATTATATTCGGCGAAGCAAAGATTGAAGACTTAAGTTCACAGCTACAGACTCAGGCAGCAGAACAATTCAAGGCTCCTAATGTGAGCAATGTAGGACTGAAGCCAGAAACCTCTGCTACTGCTCAAGATGATGAAGCTGTGGACGAGTCTGGTGTAGATTCCAAAGATATTGAGTTAGTGATGACTCAAGCCGGTGTGGTAAGATCAAGAGCTGTTAAGGCCCTCAAAGCTGCCAATGGCGATATTGTTGCTGCCATTATGGAGCTAACTAATTGA
- the LOC106753676 gene encoding nascent polypeptide-associated complex subunit alpha-like protein 1, translated as MTAQTQEELLAQHLEQQKIHHDEPVVEDDDDEEDEDDDDEEDDDHGEGLEGDASGRSKQTRSEKKSRKAMLKLGMKPVAGVSRVTVKKSKNILFVISKPDVFKSPTSDTYIIFGEAKIEDLSSQLQTQAAEQFKAPNVSNVGLKPESSAIAQDDEEVDEAGVDPKDIELVMTQAGVSRPKAVKALKAAGGDIVAAIMELTN; from the exons ATGACGGCTCAAACTCAAGAGGAGCTTCTAGCCCAACACCTCGAACAGCAAAAGATCCAT CATGATGAGCCTGTAgttgaggatgatgatgacgagGAAGATGAAGACGACGATGACGAAGAGGATGATGATCATGGTGAAG GACTAGAAGGTGATGCATCTGGTAGGTCCAAGCAAACCAGAAGTGAAAAGAAGAGTCGCAAGGCAATGCTCAAACTTGGAATGAAACCTGTCGCTGGTGTCAGCCGAGTGACAGTAAAGAAGAGCAAAAAT atcttgtttgttatttcaaaGCCAGACGTTTTCAAGAGTCCAACTTCTGATACATACATTATATTTGGGGAAGCTAAGATTGAAGACTTGAGCTCACAGCTACAGACTCAGGCAGCAGAGCAATTCAAGGCTCCTAATGTAAGCAATGTAGGATTGAAGCCTGAATCCTCTGCTATAGCTCAAGATGATGAGGAAGTGGATGAGGCTGGTGTAGATCCCAAGGATATAGAGCTGGTGATGACTCAAGCTGGTGTGTCAAGACCTAAAGCTGTTAAAGCACTCAAGGCAGCCGGTGGTGACATTGTTGCTGCCATTATGGAGCTAACTAATTAA
- the LOC106753887 gene encoding transcription elongation factor SPT6 homolog, producing MAKGVISDEEDDVELDEEEREPIDGEELEEGRDVDNEDEDEEEEGQDEYENDGFIVDDIEDEEEQDEEERADSDDERQKKKKRKKKEEYVLDEDDYELLEDNNINIHRRKESKKFKRLKKGRRDTEEEPSGLSDEEEFVGSGKVGRTAEEKLKRSLFGDDEGAPLEDIAEEEEQGEEEEDADIGEDDEMADFIVDEEEVDENGAPMRQRKLKKKKTRQAPGVSSSALQEAQELFGDPDELILNRQKNLEMSEYRETRLEDEFEPIVLSEKYMTEQDDQIRELDIPERMQISDESTGAPPSDRSSIEEESQWIVNQLGNGAVPWIYKKVPNSQNNEKDDLPINKDDINRFLELHHVQKLDIPFIAMYRKEECLSLLKDLEQPEAVDENDKTPTLKWHKVLWALQDLDKKWLLLQKRKSALKLYYNKRFEEESRRVYDETRLNLNSQLFESVMSSLKEAESEREVDDVDSKFNLHFPPGEAGVDEGQYKRPKRKSMYSTFSKAGLWEVASRFGCSPEQLGFCLTDVKPQELEDPKETPEEMASNFTCAMYDTPEEVLKCARHMAAVEISCEPSIRKHVRTHFLDHAVVSTCPTADGNTTIDSFHQFAGVKWLREKPLSKFEDVQWLLIQKAEEEKLIQVTIKLPEEYLNKLIDQFNEYYISDSVSRSAQLWNEQRKLILHDAIFRFLLPSMEKEARGVLASKAKNWLLMEYGKALWNKVSVGPYQQKENDLGSDEEAAPRVMACCWGPGKPQTTFVMLDSSGEVLDVLYTGSLTFRSQNVSDQQRKKNDQERVLKFMTDHQPHVVVLGAVNLSCTRLKEDIYEVIFKMVEENPRDVGHEMDGLSIVYGDESLPRLYENSRISSEQLPSQQGIVRRAVALGRYLQNPLAMVATLCGPRKEILSWKLSPLESFLNQDDKFAMVEQVMVDVTNQVGLDINLAISHEWLFAPLQFISGLGPRKAASLQRSLVRAGAIFTRKDFVTEHKLGKKVFVNAVGFLRVRRSGLAASSSQFIDLLDDTRIHPESYILAQELAKDVYEEDGTGDANDDDDALEMAIEHVRDRPSYLKNLDVEEYASGKNRQNKIQTFYDIKRELIQGFQDWRNQYEEPSQDEEFYMISGETEETLAEGKIVQVTVRRVQAQKAICGLESGMTGILMKEDYTDDWRDVIELSDRLHEGDMLTCKIKSIQKNRYQVFLVCKDSEMRSNRLQNNRDIDPYYHEDRNCFQSDQDKARKEKELAKKHFKPRMIVHPRFQNITADEAMEFLSDKDPGESIIRPSSRGPSYLTLTLKINDGVYAHKDIVEGGKEHKDITSLLRIGKTLKIGDDTFEDLDEVMDRYVDPLVAYLKTMLNYRKFRKGTKSEVDELLRIEKAEYPTRIVYSFGISHEHPGTFILTYIRSTNPHHEYIGLYPKGFRFRKKMFEDIDRLVAYFQRHIDDPQHDSAPSIRSVAAMVPMRSPATGGSSGPSVGSGWGGGSNSEGGRRGHSYDRDRSSTPGSRTGRGEYRNNGNQDEHPSGVPRPYGGGRGRGRGRGSYNNRGHNSNNERQDSSYGGSRWGSNNTKDSDDGLNSFPGAKVQNSPGREAFPGGWGGVSGGWGGGSGGSNNNDNSVWGQEIGGGGGPSDGDQGSSGWGTAPKKAAAGNGWGSGNSGGW from the exons ATGGCCAAAGGCGTAATCTCAGACGAAGAAG ATGACGTCGAGCTCGACGAAGAAGAGAGGGAACCCATTGACGGGGAAGAATTGGAAGAGGGGCGGGATGTGGATAACGAAGATGAAGACGAAGAAGAGG AAGGGCAAGATGAGTATGAAAATGATGGATTTATTGTGGATGACATtgaggatgaagaggagcaagatgaagaagagagagcAGACAGTGATGACGAgcgacagaagaagaaaaagaggaagaaaaa GGAAGAGTATGTGCTTGATGAAGATGATTATGAGTTGCTGGAGgacaacaatataaatattcatCGTCGgaag GAGAGCAAAAAGTTTAAGCGACTGAAAAAAGGCCGGAGGGACACTGAAGAGGAGCCTTCTGGGCTGTCTGATGAGGAGGAGTTTGTTGGAAGTGGTAAAGTTGGGCGAACTGCTGAGGAGAAGCTTAAACGCAGTTTATTTGGTGATGATGAAG GAGCTCCACTTGAAGACATTGCCGAAGAGGAGGAAcaaggagaggaagaagaggatgCTGACATaggagaagatgatgaaatgGCTGACTTCATTGTggatgaagaagaagttgatgaGAACGGAGCTCCTATgag GCAGAGGaagctgaagaagaagaaaactagGCAGGCTCCAGGAGTTTCTTCCTCAGCTCTACAAGAAGCTCAAGAATTATTTGGTGATCCAGATGAGTTGATTCTGAATCGCCAGAAAAATCTTGAAATGAGTGAATACAGAGAGACTAGACTTGAAGATGAATTTGAGCCTATTGTTCTGTCTGAGAAATATATGACAGAGCAGGATGACCAAATTAGGGAGCTTGATATTCCAGAGAGAATGCAG atatcAGATGAAAGTACTGGTGCCCCACCATCGGATAGAAGTAGTATAGAAGAAGAGAGTCAATGGATAGTTAATCAACTTGGTAATGGAGCTGTCCCTTGGATTTACAAGAAGGTGCCAAACTCccaaaataatgaaaaggaTGACCTACCGATAAACAAGGATGATATTAACAGATTTTTGGAATTGCATCACGTACAAAAGTTAGAT ATCCCTTTTATTGCTATGTATCGGAAGGAGGAATGCTTAAGCTTATTAAAAGACCTGGAGCAACCTGAAGCTGTTGACGAGAATGACAAGACACCTACTCTGAAATGGCACAAG GTTCTTTGGGCTCTTCAGGACTTGGACAAGAAGTGGTTGCTTCTTCAGAAGAGGAAGAGTGCCCTcaagttatattataataaacgGTTTGAAGAAGAGTCACGTCGTGTGTATGATGAAACAAGACTAAACTTGAATAGTCAATTGTTTGAATCAGTCATGAGTTCACTGAAGGAAGCAGAGTCCGAGAGGGAGGTTGATGATGTTGACTCCAAGTTCAACTTGCATTTCCCACCAGGTGAAGCTGGTGTTGATGAAGGGCAATACAAGAGGCCAAAAAGGAAATCAATGTATAGCACTTTCAGTAAGGCAGGTTTATGGGAGGTTGCGAGCAGGTTTGGGTGTAGTCCCGAGCAACTTGGATTTTGTCTAACTGATGTTAAACCG CAAGAGTTGGAAGATCCAAAGGAAACACCTGAGGAGATGGCTTCTAACTTCACGTGTGCTATGTATGATACTCCTGAAGAAGTACTTAAATGTGCCAGGCACATG GCAGCTGTTGAGATAAGTTGTGAGCCTAGCATTAGGAAACATGTTCGTACCCACTTTCTTGATCATGCGGTTGTGTCAACTTGTCCTACTGCTGATGGAAATACAACAATAGATTCTTTCCATCAATTTGCTGGGGTGAAGTGGCTACGGGAGAAGCCATTGTCTAAGTTTGAAGATGTGCAATGGCTCCTTATTCAGAAGGCAGAAGAGGAGAAACTCATTCAAGTTACTATTAAGTTGCCTGAGGAGTATCTTAATAAGTTGATAGACCAATTCAATGAGTATTATATTAGTGACAGTGTTAGCAGATCTGCTCAACTGTGGAACGAACAGAGGAAGTTGATACTGCATGATGCCATTTTTCGATTCCTTTTACCATCAATGGAAAAAGAGGCAAGAGGTGTATTGGCAAGTAAAGCAAAGAATTGGTTACTTATGGAGTATGGGAAGGCGTTGTGGAATAAGGTTTCTGTTGGACCTTATCAACAGAAGGAAAATGATCTTGGCTCAGATGAGGAGGCTGCTCCAAGGGTTATGGCATGCTGTTGGGGCCCTGGAAAGCCACAAACAACTTTTGTGATGTTAGATTCATCGGGAGAAGTGTTAGATGTGCTTTACACTGGGTCCCTTACTTTTAGGTCACAGAATGTTAGTGACCAACAACGGAAGAAGAATGACCAGGAGCGAGTGTTGAAGTTTATGACAGATCACCAACCGCATGTTGTTGTTTTAGGAGCTGTTAACTTGTCTTGCACCCGTTTGAAGGAAGATATATATGAG GTTATTTTTAAGATGGTTGAGGAAAACCCTAGAGATGTCGGGCATGAAATGGATGGGCTCAGCATTGTCTATGGAGATGAATCTCTTCCCCGTCTTTATGAAAATTCTCGAATTTCCTCTGAACAACTTCCTTCGCAGCAAG GTATAGTTAGGCGGGCTGTTGCACTTGGTCGTTATCTCCagaacccattggcaatggttGCAACATTATGCGGACCTAGGAAGGAAATCTTGTCATGGAAATTGAGCCCATTAGAGAGTTTTCTCAACCAAGATGATAAATTTGCTATGGTTGAGCAGGTTATGGTAGATGTGACCAATCAGGTTGGCTTAGACATTAATTTAGCAATAAGTCATGAGTGGTTATTTGCACCATTACAATTTATTTCCGGGCTTGGTCCAAGGAAGGCTGCATCCTTACAGAGATCTTTGGTAAGGGCTGGTGCCATTTTTACACGGAAGGACTTTGTCACAGAACACAAACTTGGTAAAAAGGTCTTTGTCAATGCGGTTGGTTTCTTGCGTGTCCGGCGAAGTGGCTTGGCAGCTAGCAGCAGCCAATTTATTGATTTACTAGATGATACAAGAATTCATCCTGAATCTTATATTCTTGCACAAGAGTTGGCCAAAGATGTATATGAAGAAGATGGTACAGGTGAtgcaaatgatgatgatgatgcactGGAGATGGCCATAGAGCATGTGAGAGACCGACCTAGTTATTTGAAAAACCTTGATGTTGAGGAATATGCTTCTGGAAAAAATCGTCAGaacaaaatacaaactttctatgaCATAAAAAGAGAATTAATTCAAGGGTTTCAGGATTGGCGCAATCAATATGAAGAACCAAGTCAGGATGAAGAATTCTATATGATTTCAGGTGAGACCGAAGAGACCCTTGCTGAAGGAAAAATTGTCCAAGTCACGGTTAGAAGAGTACAGGCTCAGAAAGCAATATGTGGGCTTGAATCTGGAATGACTGGAATTCTCATGAAGGAAGACTACACAGATGACTGGAGAGATGTAATTGAATTATCTGATAGGCTACATGAAGGTGACATGCTCACTTGTAAAATCAAGTCAATTCAAAAGAATAGATATCAAGTCTTCCTTGTTTGTAAGGACAGTGAAATGAGAAGTAATCGGTTACAGAATAACCGTGATATTGACCCCTATTACCATGAAGATCGGAACTGCTTTCAGAGTGATCAAGACAAAGCTCGGAAAGAAAAGGAACTTGCTAAGAAGCATTTCAAGCCAAGGATGATTGTTCATCCACGCTTTCAGAACATAACTGCAGATGAAGCAATGGAG TTCTTGTCTGACAAAGATCCTGGAGAAAGTATCATCCGTCCTAGTTCGCGAGGACCTTCATATCTTACTTTAACTCTTAAAATTAATGATGGGGTATATGCCCATAAGGATATAGTCGAAGGTGGGAAGGAACACAAGGACATTACAAGCTTATTGCGAATTGGGAAGACACTAAAAATTGGAGACGACACTTTTGAGGACTTAGATGAG GTAATGGACCGATATGTAGATCCATTGGTGGCTTACTTAAAGACAATGCTAAACTATCGCAAATTTCGAAAGGGTACAAAATCAGAAGTTGATGAACTTTTGAGGATCGAGAAAGCTGAGTATCCTACGCGCATTGTCTATAGTTTTGGCATCTCCCACGAGCATCCTGGCACATTTATATTAACTTATATAAGAAGTACAAATCCACACCACGAGTACATTGGGCTTTACCCAAAAGGATTCAGGTTCAGGAAAAAGATGTTTGAAGACATTGATCGGCTTGTGGCATACTTTCAAAGGCATATTGATGACCCCCAGCACGATTCAGCCCCCTCCATTAGATCGGTTGCTGCTATGGTACCAATGCGTAGCCCTGCAACTGGTGGCTCGTCTGGGCCATCTGTGGGCAGTGGCTGGGGTGGTGGTTCAAACAGTGAGGGTGGTAGGAGAGGTCACTCTTATGATAGGGATCGATCTTCTACTCCTGGTTCCAGGACAG GACGTGGTGAGTATAGAAACAATGGGAATCAGGACGAACATCCAAGTGGGGTGCCTCGTCCATATGGTGGTGGGCGAGGACGTGGTCGTGGTCGAGGTTCTTATAACAACAGAGGACACAATTCCAACAATGAAAGGCAGGACTCTAGTTATGGGGGCAGCAGGTGGGGTTCTAATAACACAAAGGATTCAGATGATGGTTTAAACAGTTTTCCAGGGGCCAAAGTTCAAAATTCTCCTGGAAGGGAAGCTTTTCCTGGTGGTTGGGGTGGTGTAAGTGGTGGTTGGGGAGGTGGAAGCGGTGGCTCTAATAACAATGACAATAGTGTCTGGGGACAAGAgattggtggtggtggtggtccAAGTGACGGTGATCAAGGAAGCTCTGGCTGGGGAACTGCCCCCAAGAAAGCAGCAGCTGGGAACGGATGGGGGTCTGGAAATTCTGGTGGTTGGTGA